GCGGCCCTGCACGACACCCCCGCCGGCGCGGGCGGCCGCTCGGCCTCCTACTACCGCCTCCCCGACGTCCGGCTCCGCGGCCTGCTGCACCTGCTGCGCGACGACGCGCGCCTGCAGACCTATGTGGAGCGGGAGTTGGGCCCGCTGCTGGCCTACGACGCGGAGCACAACAGCCAGCTGATCTCGATGCTGCGGATCTACCTGGAGCAGGGCCGCAACAAGTCCGCGGCGGCGGACGCGGCGCACCTGTCCCGGCCGTCCTTCTACGACCGCCTGCACAAGGTGGAACGCGTGCTGGGCGTGGACCTGGACCAGGTGGAGTCCTGTCTGTCCCTGCACGTCGCCCTGCTCGCACTGGACGCGGTGCGGCGCTGATCTGACAGGGTGGGGCGCGTGGACGACATCGACCGGGCGATCCTTCGCGAGTTGCAGAGCGACGGGCGCATTCCCTACGCCGAGCTGGGGCCGAAGGTGGGACTCTCCCCCTCCGCGGCGCGGCAGCGGCTGCAACGACTGATCGACGCGAAGGCCGTGCAGGTCGTCGGCGTGACGGACCCGATGGCGATGGGCGGCCAGGCGATGGCCCTACTCGGCATCAGGGTCGACGGCGACGCGCGGGCAGTGGCGGATGTCCTCGGCGGACGCGAGGAGGTCGTCTACTCGGTGCTGACCTCGGGCACGTTCGACCTGTTCGCCGAGGTGGTCTGCCGGGAGCCGCGAGCACTGCTGGACTTCATCAACGACGTGGTGCGGCCGATCGAGGGCGTGACCGCCGTGGAAAACTTCCCCTACTTCGGCATCCACACGCACCGCTTCGCCTGGGACGTCGGCTAGGACGCGCTACCGGGACGCGGGGAACCTGATGCAAGCGGGCAACCACAACAGGGGCGCGGGGAACTGCGCGAGCAACCACCCTGTGCGGATGGCCCTGCTCGTTCGGCGACACACCACACCGGGTGGCTTGTCGCGCAGTTCCACGCGCCCCTGGAGGGGCAACGGACCCACGTCCTGACCTGTCGCGCCCACGCGCCGCAGGCGCACATCAGCACAGCCCCGCCCCCCTGGAGGGGCAACGGACCCACGTCCTGACCTGTCGCGCCCACGCGCCGCAGGCGCAGATCAGCACAGCCCCGCGCCCCTGGAGGTGCAGCTACTGCCGGAGCGGACCGCAGACGAAACTCAGCCCTCGATGGACGTCATCACGTGCTTGACGCGGGTGTAGTCCTCGAAGCCGTAGGCGCTGAGGTCCTTGCCGTAGCCGGACTTCTTGAAGCCGCCGTGGGGCATCTCCGCGACCAGCGGGATGTGGGTGTTGATCCACACCGCGCCGAAGTCCAGGCGCTT
This genomic interval from Streptacidiphilus rugosus AM-16 contains the following:
- a CDS encoding Lrp/AsnC family transcriptional regulator, yielding MDDIDRAILRELQSDGRIPYAELGPKVGLSPSAARQRLQRLIDAKAVQVVGVTDPMAMGGQAMALLGIRVDGDARAVADVLGGREEVVYSVLTSGTFDLFAEVVCREPRALLDFINDVVRPIEGVTAVENFPYFGIHTHRFAWDVG